DNA sequence from the Butyricimonas faecalis genome:
ATATATGTTCATACTATGATGACTCAATAATTTACCAGACATACGTTTCTGAAATTTGTCCTTATAGGAATGAAAAACTCACATATATTGTGCTAATTAATATATAATTAAATGAAAATAAAAAGACAGGATACGAGTATTCCTGTCTTCTCATATGTAATGGATATTTTTTTATTTTCTCATCCGCTCCAACTCCTCATCACGCAACATTCTCTCGTTCAGTTTTTCCTGCATCCTGTCAATGAAATAGGTGCGGCTTTCGTTCTTCCGGCGTTTGATATCAGTGTAGAAGCGGTAGCAGTCTTTAGAATCAACCCCGAATATCTTATAGAGAAGTGGGGCGAGCTGTTTGAGCGGCATATTGCCGTTGTTGATGCAGCCCATCACGTCTATGCCGTAGATAAGTTCCACGAGGTCGATGGCATTGCCCGTCCATTGAAGAAGGCTGGCGGTGGTTTCTGTTGCGTTGTTGGCGGATATTAGTGGTGGCACTTGGGGCGTGGCAAGGAATTTCTGCATCTTTCTTACGAAAGACAGAGCCTTGCTGACGTAGGCGGCAATCTCTCTTTTTTCTTCTGACAGATTACGTACGGGATGGTGCTGCAACTCGATTTCGATGTAGGCAAGCGCGATGACGGTAAGGTTCATGTCCATGCCGCCGTTGCACAGTTCGATCACTTGGGTGGCGAAAGCCGTGTATGCCGTTTCCATATTGCAGTCGCCGGCTTCGTTTATCAGGCGGAAAAAGTCGGTTTCCGCCAGCAAGAAATAATTCATGGTTCTGTCAATTTTGAAAATTACACTTTGTTTTCTGCGTGCGCACATG
Encoded proteins:
- a CDS encoding RteC domain-containing protein — encoded protein: MNYFLLAETDFFRLINEAGDCNMETAYTAFATQVIELCNGGMDMNLTVIALAYIEIELQHHPVRNLSEEKREIAAYVSKALSFVRKMQKFLATPQVPPLISANNATETTASLLQWTGNAIDLVELIYGIDVMGCINNGNMPLKQLAPLLYKIFGVDSKDCYRFYTDIKRRKNESRTYFIDRMQEKLNERMLRDEELERMRK